The following coding sequences lie in one Timaviella obliquedivisa GSE-PSE-MK23-08B genomic window:
- the argG gene encoding argininosuccinate synthase, producing MKATELKGKTIAFAGSGGLDSCTIARWLTDLGVQVICFTADLGQPDEDDTDAIRQRMLKAGAADFVLLPVQEAIAEIGLQVIHAQACYEGRYWNTTGIARCVLTQAMIQEMQKRGLTIFSHGATGRGNDQVRFQLITNMLAPDFEVYAPWRDDNFLARFPGRSEMIDFCQEKGLSVTATKEKSYSTDANLLGLTHESGMLEALTTPAHFVKPVMGCYAVDAPDAAEEFTVHFEQGRPVKVNGQEVGLVEAFKQANAIGGKHGVGIGTHLVENRFVGIKSRGVYESPGVEILGTCYGLLLQLVLDRRAREFYEQLSLLIAKQIYQGYWYDLATQMALQALQPTVNLATGTISVSLYKGNISFTAANHAPHSLYSEEDASMEGIGSYNHADSEGLLRVYGVSARAIATSGQVKKL from the coding sequence ATGAAAGCTACGGAATTAAAAGGTAAAACGATCGCATTTGCAGGTTCTGGTGGTTTGGATAGCTGTACGATCGCTCGGTGGTTGACTGATTTAGGGGTACAGGTCATTTGTTTTACTGCTGATTTGGGTCAGCCCGATGAAGACGACACCGATGCAATTCGTCAGCGAATGTTGAAAGCGGGAGCCGCTGATTTCGTGTTGTTGCCTGTGCAAGAAGCGATCGCCGAAATTGGACTACAGGTCATTCACGCCCAAGCCTGTTACGAAGGACGCTACTGGAATACTACTGGCATTGCCCGCTGCGTGTTGACCCAGGCAATGATTCAAGAAATGCAGAAGCGCGGACTCACCATCTTCAGCCACGGCGCTACTGGGCGCGGCAACGATCAGGTACGGTTCCAACTGATCACCAATATGCTTGCCCCCGACTTTGAAGTGTACGCACCTTGGCGAGACGACAACTTTTTAGCACGCTTCCCCGGTCGCAGCGAAATGATCGACTTCTGCCAGGAAAAAGGCTTATCTGTCACTGCCACCAAGGAAAAATCTTACTCAACCGATGCAAACCTGTTGGGTCTAACCCACGAATCGGGAATGTTGGAGGCGCTGACTACACCCGCCCATTTTGTCAAACCTGTCATGGGCTGCTATGCGGTTGACGCGCCCGATGCTGCTGAAGAGTTTACCGTTCATTTTGAACAAGGGCGACCTGTAAAGGTGAATGGTCAGGAGGTCGGTTTAGTTGAAGCGTTTAAGCAAGCCAATGCGATCGGGGGAAAACACGGAGTTGGCATTGGTACACACCTGGTTGAAAATCGCTTTGTCGGCATTAAATCACGTGGCGTTTATGAAAGCCCTGGGGTAGAAATTTTAGGAACCTGTTACGGTCTACTGCTGCAACTAGTGCTCGATCGCCGCGCCCGCGAATTTTATGAGCAACTTTCTCTTCTGATTGCCAAGCAAATTTATCAGGGCTATTGGTACGACCTCGCTACTCAAATGGCGCTGCAAGCCCTCCAGCCTACCGTTAACCTTGCCACCGGAACCATTTCTGTTTCCCTTTATAAAGGCAATATTTCCTTTACCGCCGCTAACCACGCGCCTCACTCCCTCTACTCCGAAGAAGATGCTTCAATGGAAGGGATTGGCAGTTACAACCACGCTGACTCGGAAGGATTGCTGCGGGTATATGGCGTAAGTGCGCGGGCGATCGCCACCAGTGGACAAGTTAAAAAGCTGTAG
- a CDS encoding DUF938 domain-containing protein: MSDRSINRQYAPATERNREPILKVLLEVLPQEGTILEVSSGTGEHAIYFAPRLHPRRWIPSDPNPVARNSIAAWRQDSTGNLYPPIALDASEARWLVEMPEALKNFDLKDHPIRAIVNINMIHIAPWSACLGLMAGAGRILPTGGILYLYGPFKQEGQHTAPSNAAFDESLQMRNPEWGVRDLEAVIAAAQTENLLLTQIYPMPANNLSVVFQA; this comes from the coding sequence ATGAGCGATCGCTCTATTAATCGCCAATACGCCCCTGCCACCGAGCGCAACCGAGAACCCATCCTTAAGGTTTTGCTAGAAGTCTTGCCACAAGAGGGGACAATTCTAGAAGTCTCTAGCGGCACAGGAGAACATGCCATCTATTTTGCGCCTCGGTTACATCCTCGCCGCTGGATACCGTCCGACCCTAACCCAGTCGCGCGAAACAGCATTGCAGCATGGCGACAAGACTCAACAGGTAATTTGTATCCACCGATCGCCCTGGATGCAAGTGAAGCTCGGTGGCTCGTCGAAATGCCGGAAGCCTTGAAGAATTTCGATTTAAAGGATCACCCAATTAGGGCGATCGTCAACATTAACATGATCCATATTGCCCCTTGGTCAGCTTGCCTGGGGCTAATGGCGGGTGCAGGAAGAATTTTGCCGACAGGTGGCATTCTCTATCTTTATGGGCCGTTCAAACAAGAGGGTCAGCATACTGCACCTAGCAATGCTGCCTTTGATGAAAGCCTGCAAATGCGCAATCCTGAGTGGGGCGTGCGTGATTTAGAGGCAGTAATTGCTGCTGCACAGACAGAAAATTTGTTGCTCACACAGATTTATCCCATGCCTGCAAATAATCTTTCGGTTGTTTTTCAAGCTTAG
- a CDS encoding ABC transporter ATP-binding protein: MTLLEIRGLSVNYGAIQALRQIDLVVNAGEIVTLIGANGAGKSTLLKAISRLLTPVEGKIFYEGQDIAQRSPDQMVKLGIAHSPEGRRILARQTVLRNLELGAYIRSDRLGVRADIERQFLTFPRLRERRHQLAGTLSGGEQQMLAIARAVMSRPKLLLLDEPSLGLAPQVMLGIFAVIRQLHQQGVTILLVEQNAKLALQTADRAYVLEAGQVSFTRNAADLLTDERIRQAYLG, translated from the coding sequence ATGACGCTGCTAGAAATTCGGGGGTTGTCGGTTAATTATGGGGCAATTCAAGCGCTCCGGCAGATTGATTTGGTCGTGAATGCCGGAGAAATTGTCACCCTGATTGGAGCCAATGGAGCCGGAAAAAGCACACTGTTGAAGGCAATTTCGCGGTTGCTGACTCCTGTAGAGGGCAAGATTTTTTATGAAGGGCAGGATATTGCGCAGCGATCGCCCGATCAAATGGTGAAGTTAGGAATTGCCCACAGCCCAGAGGGAAGGCGGATTTTGGCACGGCAGACGGTGCTGAGAAACTTGGAACTGGGGGCTTACATTCGCTCGGATCGGTTAGGCGTTAGGGCAGACATTGAGCGGCAGTTTCTCACCTTTCCGCGTTTAAGAGAGCGGCGGCACCAGCTAGCCGGAACATTGAGCGGAGGAGAGCAACAAATGCTGGCGATCGCTCGTGCGGTGATGAGCCGTCCTAAACTGCTGCTGCTGGATGAACCTAGCCTGGGGTTGGCACCGCAAGTCATGTTAGGAATTTTCGCGGTGATTCGGCAACTGCATCAGCAGGGCGTGACGATTTTACTGGTAGAACAAAACGCTAAGCTGGCACTTCAAACTGCCGATCGCGCCTATGTTTTAGAAGCCGGACAAGTCAGCTTCACCCGCAATGCCGCAGACTTGCTGACCGATGAACGCATTCGGCAAGCTTATTTGGGCTAA